AGCTCCTTTTTCGTCTGCTCCCTGGGAATATTGCGCATGCACCCGTCGCAGAAAAGGGATTCATCAAGATTTTCATGATGGCAGAAGGGACACTGGATTCCCAAGGGACTTCCTCCGGGTGCAAGAATCATGCATCTTGAAATATTCCACCCTCTTTTTATTTCCCCTATCATATGCTGCTGTGGATAAAAATCGGCACTCTTGGCCCGGGACATGGTTCTGAAGGAAATGCAGAAGAAGCGCAGTAATATTGAGTGAGCAGGAGACCAAAGAGGTGCTCCATTTACAGGAGGATTGTCATGAAAACCTACGACGTAATAATCATTGGTGCAGGAAGCATCGGCCTCCCGCTTGCCTGGACGCTCTCAGGCGAATCTCTCAAGGTGCTGGTCATCGAAAGGCTCGCCTCGCCCGGCCAGGGACAGAACAAAGCAGCCATCGGGGGCATCAGGGCCACCCATTCAGACCCCGCCAAGATAACGGTCTGCCAGCAGAGCCTTGAGGTCTTCTCCACGTGGCAAGAGCGCTACGGTGACGACATAGGATGGGTAAAGGGAGGCTACGCCTTCCCCGCTTATACGGAGCAGATAGAGAAAACCCTCAGGGAGCTCCTTGTCATCCAGAAGAAATACCGGCTCGCCATAGAGTGGGTTGATGGAAAGACGCTCAGGGAAATAATCCCGGGCCTCTCAGAGAGAGACCTGCGGGGCGGCACCCTCTCAGGAGAAGACGGGAACCTCTGCCCTCTCATGGCGGCCGAGGCCTTCTACAGGGCGGCAAAACGGCAGGGCGCCCGCTTCCATTTCCAGGAAGAGGTCACCGAGGTGGCTTTAAAGAACGGGAAAAAACAGGTAAAGACTACGAAGGGCTCCTATGAAGCGCGGTACTGTATCTTTGCCGCAGGCGCTGAAGCCCGCGAGGCGGGGAAGATGCTGGGCCTTGAGATCCCCGTGACGCCTGACTGCCACGAGGCGGGCATTACCGAGCCCGTGGCCCTTTTCTTCAAGCCCCTCGTCGTGGACATAAGGGAGAGGCCCGGCTCAAAGAACTTCTATTTCTACCAGAACGACCTGGGGCAGATCGTCTTCTGCATCACCCCTTCTCCCCTCATCGTGGGCCATGACAGGGATTCCACGTCGGAGTTCCTTCCCATGGTGGCCCAGCGCCTCATCGAGGTGATGCCGCGCCTCAGGCACATCAAGGTGAGAAGGACCTGGAGGGGCCTCTATCCCATGACACCCGACGGGATCCCCTTTGTAGACGAGGTCAAGGGCTCCGACGGCGTCTATATCGCCGCGGGAATGTGCGGCCAGGGGCTCATGCTGGGACCGGGAATTGCCAGAAACCTCACAAGCCTCATACTGCGGGGTAAACCCCTCGTAGAGGAAGAAATATTCAGAGCTTTCTCCCTCTGCCGGGAATTCACCTGCGTCGAGCTCTTGAAATAGGAGCGCGTGGTGAGAGCCTTGCTTTCCGGTCTTTTGACAAGGCCTTCACGGGATGGGGATGGACTGCCACGGGGGGAAAGGACTCCGGGTGCATAAGGCGCAGATTGGTCCGCCTCAGCCTCCCGGCAAAAATCTGAATAGGGATGTGAAATCGCTCGGCCCAGTGCTTCTCGCTGTGCTCCGCAAGGGGAAAGGCAAAATGCACCATATTGATTCCTATCCTGAAACCGCGGGCCATGAGTGCCGACGCCATCTCGATGGTCACGTCATAGTTATCGCCGGGCCAGCCGCTGTCAAGATAAACCCTGAAATCCCGGTGAGACTCAAGGGGCTCATCCTGCACGCGCTCGATAAGGTTGTCGCCGAGTGAAAAGCTGCTGGAGAGGCAGGCCGCATAGCCGAATTTGTCGGGATGCTGCCAGGCAAGATAGAAGGACACGACGCCTCCCATGGAGGAGCCCATGACGGCCGTCTGCCAGGGCCCCGTGAGGGTGCGGAACTCACTGTCCACGGAAGGGACAATCTCTTTTGTCATGAATTCCCCGTAGCGCTCATACCCCGGAAGAGTGTATTCCTTTTCGCGCTTTTCGGCGTACACCCCCACAATAATGAGCTGTTCCGTAAGGTTCATCTTGTTGAGAAGGTCAAGGTTCTCGTCAATTTTCCAGTCCTGCCCCAGGAAAGCCTCCTGGGGGAAAAAGAGGTTCTTCCCGTCCTGCATGTACACCACCGAGT
This DNA window, taken from Candidatus Eremiobacterota bacterium, encodes the following:
- a CDS encoding FAD-binding oxidoreductase, with the translated sequence MKTYDVIIIGAGSIGLPLAWTLSGESLKVLVIERLASPGQGQNKAAIGGIRATHSDPAKITVCQQSLEVFSTWQERYGDDIGWVKGGYAFPAYTEQIEKTLRELLVIQKKYRLAIEWVDGKTLREIIPGLSERDLRGGTLSGEDGNLCPLMAAEAFYRAAKRQGARFHFQEEVTEVALKNGKKQVKTTKGSYEARYCIFAAGAEAREAGKMLGLEIPVTPDCHEAGITEPVALFFKPLVVDIRERPGSKNFYFYQNDLGQIVFCITPSPLIVGHDRDSTSEFLPMVAQRLIEVMPRLRHIKVRRTWRGLYPMTPDGIPFVDEVKGSDGVYIAAGMCGQGLMLGPGIARNLTSLILRGKPLVEEEIFRAFSLCREFTCVELLK
- a CDS encoding alpha/beta hydrolase-fold protein, producing MHKATIRVFYPLGKGIIVLRTEEDWKKDIEPAFIDEKSHCYIFEIAHRHPVLNYKPCMRTPRAFHWARGTNRLAILGDNMPNDIYPYFFSDTGGTITGIHVFHSKVYRTHRLLRAYLPEGYQENTLKRYSVVYMQDGKNLFFPQEAFLGQDWKIDENLDLLNKMNLTEQLIIVGVYAEKREKEYTLPGYERYGEFMTKEIVPSVDSEFRTLTGPWQTAVMGSSMGGVVSFYLAWQHPDKFGYAACLSSSFSLGDNLIERVQDEPLESHRDFRVYLDSGWPGDNYDVTIEMASALMARGFRIGINMVHFAFPLAEHSEKHWAERFHIPIQIFAGRLRRTNLRLMHPESFPPVAVHPHPVKALSKDRKARLSPRAPISRARRR